One genomic segment of Macaca fascicularis isolate 582-1 chromosome 19, T2T-MFA8v1.1 includes these proteins:
- the LOC102121606 gene encoding galactoside alpha-(1,2)-fucosyltransferase 2 → MLVTQMPFSFSMAHFILFVFTVSTIFHIQQRLAKFQAMWELPVQIPGLASTTKALQPSQLRGIWTINAIGRLGNQMGEYATLYALAKMNGRPAFIPAQMHSTLAPIFKITLPVLHSATASSIPWQNYHLNDWMEEKYRHIPGEYVRLTGYPCSWTFYHHLRHEILQEFTLHDHVREEAQKFLRGLQVNGSRPDTFVGVHVRRGDYVHVMPRVWKGVVADRRYLQQALDMFRARYSSPIFVVTSNGMAWCRENIDTSHGDVVFAGDGIEGSPAKDFALLTQCNHTIMTIGTFGIWAAYLAGGDTIYLANYTLPNSPFLKIFKPEAAFLPEWTGIAADLSPLLKH, encoded by the coding sequence ATGCTGGTCACTCAGATGCCTTTCTCCTTTTCCATGGCCCACTTCATCCTCTTTGTCTTTACGGTTTCCACTATATTTCACATTCAGCAGCGGCTAGCGAAGTTTCAAGCCATGTGGGAGTTACCGGTGCAGATACCAGGGCTGGCCTCAACAACAAAGGCACTGCAACCCAGCCAGCTCAGGGGGATATGGACGATCAATGCTATAGGCCGCCTGGGGAACCAGATGGGTGAGTACGCCACGCTGTATGCCCTGGCCAAGATGAACGGGCGGCCCGCCTTCATCCCCGCCCAGATGCACAGCACCCTGGCCCCCATCTTCAAAATCACCCTGCCGGTGTTGCACAGCGCCACGGCCAGCAGCATCCCCTGGCAGAACTACCACCTGAACGACTGGATGGAGGAGAAGTATCGCCACATCCCAGGGGAGTATGTCCGCCTCACGGGCTACCCCTGCTCCTGGACCTTCTACCACCACCTCCGCCACGAGATCCTCCAGGAGTTCACCCTGCACGACCACGTGCGTGAGGAGGCCCAGAAGTTCCTGCGGGGCCTGCAGGTGAACGGGAGCCGGCCGGACACCTTTGTAGGGGTCCATGTTCGCCGAGGGGACTATGTCCATGTCATGCCAAGAGTGTGGAAGGGGGTGGTAGCCGACCGGCGATACCTACAGCAGGCCCTGGACATGTTCCGAGCTCGCTACAGCTCCCCGATCTTTGTGGTCACCAGTAATGGCATGGCCTGGTGTCGGGAGAACATTGACACCTCCCACGGTGATGTGGTGTTTGCTGGCGATGGCATTGAGGGCTCACCTGCCAAAGACTTTGCACTGCTCACACAGTGTAACCACACCATCATGACCATCGGGACGTTCGGGATCTGGGCCGCCTACCTCGCGGGCGGAGATACCATCTACCTGGCCAATTACACCCTCCCCAACTCCCCTTTCCTCAAAATCTTTAAACCAGAGGCAGCCTTCCTGCCAGAGTGGACGGGGATCGCTGCAGACCTGTCCCCCTTACTCAAGCACTAA